The DNA segment CTCGAATAAAGGAAGATCCGGAGAGTCAGGATCGGGATACATTCCTTTGGAAGGAAGCTCGGGACTCTGTATCTCTCCTTGTTGGAATTCCAACAAATATTCCGCCTGGTCTCCGATCCCTACTTCTTTAGGTTCCCAGTCTTCTTTCCAAGCAAATGCAGGTGCGGCAAAGAACAACAGGAACAAGTAGAATATATAGTAGAAAAATTGAATACGATCCAAGGATCTTAGACGGCAAACCCCCGCCTTCATGACATACTTCTCCAATATTCCAAAAGTTTGTTCGGGTCCGTATCTTTTCCTTCTAGTTCCAAACATCTGGACTTAAATAAAAATTCCAGATTCTTTCGAATACTTCCGCCTACAGGTGAAGGAATAGCGCCTGTTTCAGGATCTTTTAGAAGAAAGGATTGGAAAAAACCTCTGGGAGCACCTTCTTCCAAACGATCCTTAAATCGGATCGCATGTAGGGTATGAAATCTTCTAAGGCCTGTAAGTTTTTTTAAAGAAGGAAGTCCGTGAAAATCGGAAAGTATATAAGAATCGGTGTATCTTCTTATCCTGTTTTTTAAAAGTATGAACGGAAGTTTAGGATCCGTTCTTAGTTTTCGATGAGGGTAAGAACGGACTTTTTCAAGAGAAGAAAGTGCCTCTTCCGTGTTCCGGATATATCCTGTTTCCCATTCCAATCGATCCGAATAGAGCAAAATTTTAGCGAGGTTCCCTTTTCGTACATAAAGTAAAACTAATAGAGCTAAGACCTGAAAAGCGTTTTCCGCTTTGGTCCATTCCGAACTGCTCCAATCCATGGACTCCGAAACATCCAGGAAAAAAACTCCCAACCTTTCTTTCTCTTCGTAGAATTCTCTTACGTGTAATTCTCCGAATCTAGAAGTTACGTTCCAATCGATCAGTCTTGTATCGTCACCGACAGCATAAGGGCGGACATCTTTGAAGTCCACTCCCCTGCCCTTTCTGGAACTCGCGGCCGTACCTTGTCTATTCCGAAGAGAAAATCCTCTCTCCTTAAAATCCAAAAGTTGGATCAGGTTTTGGTATTCTTTACGGAACATTTTAGTCGATTAGATCAAAGCACCTGGGTTGCGTCCGAAACGATCCGGACCACCGACTCGATGCCCACATCCTCGGAGATCGCTTCGAAAGTAAGTAAAATCCTATGGCGAAGTATCTCGGGAAGGACCGCCTTTACATCCTCCGGAGCCACATAATCCCTTCCT comes from the Leptospira dzoumogneensis genome and includes:
- a CDS encoding DUF58 domain-containing protein, with the protein product MFRKEYQNLIQLLDFKERGFSLRNRQGTAASSRKGRGVDFKDVRPYAVGDDTRLIDWNVTSRFGELHVREFYEEKERLGVFFLDVSESMDWSSSEWTKAENAFQVLALLVLLYVRKGNLAKILLYSDRLEWETGYIRNTEEALSSLEKVRSYPHRKLRTDPKLPFILLKNRIRRYTDSYILSDFHGLPSLKKLTGLRRFHTLHAIRFKDRLEEGAPRGFFQSFLLKDPETGAIPSPVGGSIRKNLEFLFKSRCLELEGKDTDPNKLLEYWRSMS